One stretch of Zetaproteobacteria bacterium DNA includes these proteins:
- a CDS encoding phosphatidate cytidylyltransferase has translation MGQRLRRTLLLPHLLARLQPRRPAGGVGGLRRARAPVRPDRRADPGGGGRCGIVRIERELLLRVVTAVFLFLAATGWLLYASDPWFQLVLALFAIAATSELLTLLKLYPIRRFGVVTTAVWVYLMLGGGPLPALLGLWLGWGVLALALGRDDAGRVSLPALAMGCWMAFWLLLTVWMVLRLHHRPQGTLFLAGLCLVIWASDIAAYVAGRQWGRRRLAPAISPGKSIEGVVAGVLAALVVGVLFWPAMVGMGRPAALGLALTAAVLGVAGDLMESLLKRTVGVKESGTLLPGHGGLLDRIDALLPGVPVVGLLWLKLVS, from the coding sequence GTGGGACAGCGCCTACGCCGAACTCTACTTCTCCCCCACCTACTGGCCCGACTACAGCCGCGCCGACCTGCAGGCGGCGTTGGAGGACTACGCCGCGCGCGAGCGCCGGTTCGGCCTGACCGGCGCGCAGATCCGGGAGGGGGGGGGAGGTGTGGCATCGTGAGGATCGAGCGCGAGTTGCTGCTGCGCGTGGTCACCGCCGTCTTCCTCTTTCTGGCGGCCACCGGCTGGTTGCTCTATGCCTCCGACCCGTGGTTCCAGCTCGTGTTGGCGCTTTTCGCCATCGCCGCCACCTCCGAACTGCTGACCCTGCTGAAGCTGTACCCGATCCGCCGCTTCGGCGTGGTGACCACCGCCGTCTGGGTCTACCTGATGCTAGGCGGCGGCCCGCTGCCGGCGCTGCTTGGGCTCTGGCTCGGCTGGGGGGTGCTGGCGTTGGCCCTCGGCCGCGACGACGCCGGGCGCGTCTCCCTGCCGGCGCTGGCCATGGGGTGCTGGATGGCCTTCTGGCTGTTGCTGACCGTCTGGATGGTGTTGCGCCTCCACCATCGGCCGCAGGGGACGCTCTTCCTCGCCGGGCTCTGTCTGGTGATCTGGGCGTCGGATATCGCCGCCTATGTCGCCGGCCGGCAGTGGGGGCGGCGCCGGCTGGCGCCGGCGATCAGCCCGGGGAAGAGTATCGAGGGGGTGGTCGCCGGGGTGCTCGCCGCCCTGGTGGTCGGCGTCCTCTTCTGGCCGGCGATGGTCGGCATGGGGCGGCCTGCGGCGCTGGGGTTGGCGTTGACGGCGGCGGTGCTCGGGGTGGCGGGCGATCTGATGGAGTCGCTGCTCAAGCGCACGGTGGGGGTCAAGGAGAGCGGCACGCTGCTGCCCGGCCACGGTGGACTGCTCGATCGCATCGACGCGCTGCTGCCGGGCGTGCCGGTGGTCGGCCTGCTCTGGCTGAAGCTGGTCTCCTGA
- the uppS gene encoding di-trans,poly-cis-decaprenylcistransferase, with protein MDGNGRWAEAHRLPRLEGHRRGADRARDVVEWARDAGIRQISLYAFSTENWERPDAEVRGLMALLAMLLPRRVPEMMREGVRLLTLGDLSALPRRARRALDEAKAQTAGNRVIDLILCINYGGRQEIVAGVRRALAWALAQPDPAAAAAALDVERFGAMLGRDEVLPVDLIIRTGGERRVSNFHLWDSAYAELYFSPTYWPDYSRADLQAALEDYAARERRFGLTGAQIREGGGGVAS; from the coding sequence ATGGATGGCAACGGCCGCTGGGCTGAGGCCCATCGGCTCCCCAGGCTCGAAGGGCATCGCCGCGGTGCCGACCGGGCGCGCGACGTGGTCGAGTGGGCGCGCGACGCCGGCATCCGTCAGATCTCGCTCTACGCCTTCTCCACCGAGAATTGGGAGCGGCCCGACGCCGAGGTGCGTGGCCTGATGGCGCTGCTGGCCATGTTGCTGCCGCGGCGGGTGCCGGAGATGATGCGCGAGGGGGTTCGGTTGCTGACCCTCGGCGACCTCTCCGCCCTGCCGCGCCGGGCGCGGCGGGCGCTCGATGAGGCGAAGGCGCAGACGGCGGGCAATCGGGTGATCGACCTGATCCTCTGCATCAACTACGGCGGGCGGCAGGAGATCGTCGCCGGTGTGCGCCGGGCGCTCGCCTGGGCGCTGGCCCAGCCCGATCCCGCCGCGGCGGCCGCCGCGCTGGATGTGGAGCGGTTCGGTGCCATGCTCGGTCGCGACGAGGTGCTGCCGGTCGACCTGATCATCCGCACCGGCGGCGAGCGGCGGGTCTCCAACTTCCATCTGTGGGACAGCGCCTACGCCGAACTCTACTTCTCCCCCACCTACTGGCCCGACTACAGCCGCGCCGACCTGCAGGCGGCGTTGGAGGACTACGCCGCGCGCGAGCGCCGGTTCGGCCTGACCGGCGCGCAGATCCGGGAGGGGGGGGGAGGTGTGGCATCGTGA
- the rseP gene encoding RIP metalloprotease RseP: MSGVVHTLFFFVVALALLIGVHEYGHFLTARRLGIRVEKFSIGFGPALFSWRSRDGEVEYVVAAIPLGGYVKMLGETPGDRAVVEALDARQRARAFDAQPVWKRAAVASAGPLANFAFAVVVYMLIGWIGQEVLPPQLGYVEPGGAAARAGLKPGDRIVRVDGVRIPSWHALELALKDRVGGEARLTVERGGAAFARRVRVPAGRRDALLVDVAAERLGMGPATEVVIDEVRPDGPAARAGVRPGDRVAAVDGSPVRLPGTLIRAVQRSAGRALRLTLRRPGGAVRTVAVVPRSDAKIGGKGRIGVRLSVRPLAQRVRYRMGPLEGVAYGFSQTWSVTLLTCRVLGKMVTAAISPQNLGGPIAIARMAGESASMGLVPFLAFLALISVNLGVLNLLPVPVLDGGHLLYLSLEKLRGRPLSERMMERTQYVGVVLIGALMLFALYNDLARWLGGR, from the coding sequence CTGAGCGGCGTCGTGCATACCCTCTTCTTCTTCGTCGTGGCGCTGGCGCTCTTGATCGGCGTCCACGAATACGGCCATTTCCTCACCGCGCGCCGGCTCGGCATCCGGGTGGAGAAGTTCTCCATCGGCTTCGGTCCGGCGCTGTTCTCCTGGCGCAGTCGCGACGGCGAGGTGGAGTATGTCGTCGCCGCCATTCCGCTGGGCGGGTATGTCAAGATGCTGGGGGAGACCCCCGGCGATCGGGCAGTGGTGGAGGCGCTGGATGCGCGGCAGCGGGCGCGCGCCTTCGATGCCCAGCCGGTCTGGAAGCGGGCGGCGGTGGCCTCGGCCGGGCCGCTGGCCAACTTCGCCTTCGCCGTCGTCGTCTACATGTTGATCGGCTGGATCGGGCAGGAGGTGCTGCCGCCGCAACTCGGGTATGTCGAGCCCGGCGGGGCGGCGGCGCGCGCCGGCCTGAAGCCGGGCGACCGCATCGTGCGGGTGGACGGGGTGCGGATTCCCTCGTGGCACGCGCTGGAGCTGGCCTTGAAGGATCGGGTCGGTGGCGAGGCGCGGCTCACCGTGGAGCGCGGCGGCGCCGCCTTCGCGCGGAGGGTGCGGGTGCCCGCCGGCCGGCGGGACGCCCTGCTGGTGGATGTGGCCGCCGAGCGGCTGGGCATGGGGCCGGCGACGGAGGTGGTGATCGACGAGGTCCGCCCCGACGGACCGGCGGCGCGGGCGGGCGTGCGCCCGGGTGATCGGGTGGCGGCGGTCGACGGCAGTCCGGTGCGGCTGCCGGGGACGTTGATTCGGGCGGTGCAGCGTTCGGCGGGTCGGGCGCTGCGGTTGACGCTGCGGCGACCGGGCGGCGCGGTGCGGACGGTGGCGGTGGTGCCGCGCTCCGATGCGAAGATCGGCGGCAAGGGGCGGATCGGGGTGCGGCTCTCGGTCCGGCCGTTGGCGCAGCGGGTCCGCTACCGCATGGGGCCGCTCGAAGGGGTCGCCTACGGCTTCAGCCAGACCTGGTCGGTCACCCTGCTCACCTGCCGGGTGCTGGGCAAGATGGTGACGGCGGCGATCTCCCCGCAGAACCTGGGCGGGCCGATTGCCATCGCCCGGATGGCCGGCGAGAGTGCGTCGATGGGGCTGGTGCCGTTCCTCGCCTTTCTGGCGCTGATCTCGGTCAACCTCGGGGTGTTGAACCTGCTGCCGGTCCCGGTGCTGGACGGTGGCCACCTGCTCTACCTTTCGCTGGAGAAGCTGCGCGGGCGGCCGTTGTCGGAGCGGATGATGGAGCGGACGCAGTATGTCGGCGTGGTGCTGATCGGCGCGCTGATGCTGTTCGCCCTCTACAACGATCTCGCGAGGTGGCTGGGCGGTCGATGA
- a CDS encoding 1-deoxy-D-xylulose-5-phosphate reductoisomerase, producing MRLTILGATGSIGASTIDLVRRHRDRLSCHALVGHRNVARMLRCIEAVDPELAVMTDVEAAAELAAATPGCRVEAGMEAAIAAACDPSVEMVVAAMVGAVGIPAALAAVAAGKRVGLANKECLVTAGRLFVEAAARSGAEIVPVDSEHAAVAQALAGQDRGSVTAIVLTASGGPFRDRDPASLGEVTPEEAVAHPNWSMGAKISVDSATMMNKALELIEARWLFDAAPEQLSAIIHPQSIVHALVHYRDGSVLAHLGMPDMRCPIAWALQPAPRLGTGVAPLDLAALGRLEFAAVDEERFPAMRLVRAVLAGGDLPAIVFNGANEEANAAFRAGRIRFPDIVAVVEEVLMQSEDGLVSSIEEVYACDRRARRHAQAVIAARDR from the coding sequence ATGCGTCTCACCATCCTCGGCGCCACCGGCTCGATCGGCGCCAGCACCATCGACCTGGTGCGCCGCCACCGCGACCGCCTCTCCTGCCATGCACTGGTCGGCCACCGCAACGTCGCCCGCATGCTCCGTTGCATCGAGGCGGTCGACCCCGAGCTGGCGGTGATGACCGATGTCGAGGCGGCGGCGGAGCTGGCCGCTGCCACCCCCGGCTGTCGGGTCGAGGCAGGGATGGAGGCGGCGATCGCCGCTGCGTGCGACCCTTCGGTGGAGATGGTGGTGGCGGCGATGGTCGGGGCTGTCGGCATCCCGGCGGCGCTGGCAGCGGTCGCCGCCGGCAAGCGGGTGGGGTTGGCCAACAAGGAGTGCCTGGTCACCGCCGGTCGCCTCTTCGTGGAGGCGGCGGCCCGCTCGGGCGCCGAGATCGTGCCGGTCGACTCCGAGCACGCCGCGGTGGCGCAGGCCCTGGCCGGCCAGGACCGCGGTTCGGTGACGGCGATTGTGCTCACCGCCTCCGGTGGGCCCTTCCGCGACCGTGATCCGGCATCGCTCGGCGAAGTGACGCCGGAGGAGGCGGTCGCCCATCCCAACTGGTCGATGGGGGCGAAGATCAGCGTCGATTCGGCCACGATGATGAACAAGGCGCTGGAGCTGATCGAGGCCAGGTGGCTGTTCGATGCGGCGCCGGAGCAGCTCTCGGCGATCATTCATCCGCAGAGCATCGTCCACGCCTTGGTCCACTACCGCGACGGTTCGGTGCTGGCCCACCTCGGCATGCCCGACATGCGCTGCCCCATCGCCTGGGCGTTGCAGCCGGCGCCGAGGCTGGGTACGGGGGTGGCGCCGCTCGATCTGGCCGCCCTTGGCCGGCTGGAGTTCGCCGCGGTGGACGAGGAGCGGTTTCCCGCCATGCGGCTGGTCCGCGCGGTGCTGGCCGGCGGTGATCTCCCGGCCATCGTCTTCAACGGTGCCAACGAGGAGGCCAACGCCGCCTTCCGTGCCGGTCGCATCCGTTTTCCCGACATCGTGGCGGTGGTGGAGGAGGTATTGATGCAGAGCGAAGACGGGTTGGTTTCCTCGATCGAGGAGGTCTACGCCTGCGACCGCCGGGCGCGGCGGCATGCGCAGGCGGTGATCGCCGCCCGCGACCGCTGA
- a CDS encoding ribosome recycling factor, giving the protein MDALRARMEKSIDALRHELAAIRTGRANASLLDHVTVEYYGAQVPISQVASITVPEARMLVISPWEKHMLPEIEKAILASDVGITPSSDGSVIRLVLPELTGERRRELVRKVHQVGETARIAVRNIRRDANDAVRKDESLSQDEAKRRQEQIQKETDRFIAEIDRMLKAKEQEILTI; this is encoded by the coding sequence ATGGACGCCTTGAGAGCCCGGATGGAGAAGAGCATCGATGCGCTGCGCCACGAGCTGGCGGCGATCCGCACCGGCCGTGCCAACGCCTCGCTGCTCGACCACGTGACGGTGGAGTACTACGGCGCGCAGGTGCCGATCTCCCAGGTGGCCTCGATCACTGTGCCCGAGGCGCGGATGCTGGTCATCTCCCCGTGGGAGAAGCACATGCTGCCGGAGATCGAGAAGGCGATCCTCGCATCGGATGTCGGCATCACTCCGAGCAGCGACGGTTCGGTGATCCGGCTGGTGTTGCCCGAGCTGACCGGGGAGCGGCGTCGCGAGCTGGTGCGCAAGGTCCATCAGGTGGGCGAGACCGCCCGCATCGCCGTCCGCAACATCCGCCGCGACGCCAACGATGCGGTGCGCAAGGACGAGAGCCTGTCGCAGGACGAGGCGAAGCGGCGTCAGGAGCAGATCCAGAAGGAGACCGACCGCTTCATCGCCGAGATCGACAGGATGCTCAAGGCGAAGGAGCAGGAGATCCTGACCATCTGA